One Spinacia oleracea cultivar Varoflay chromosome 4, BTI_SOV_V1, whole genome shotgun sequence DNA segment encodes these proteins:
- the LOC110798286 gene encoding ABC transporter C family member 3: protein MGISLISYFLSPLKYPPLDFLQNPIFLRESSVFIHLILLFGIILSWIYKLSRRVENEHSKDRNFWYYKPVFLPSLALSLYNLALFCLNCFYWYRNGWLDANLVTLLDLTLRVFVWLLVSIYLHKQFIKRSNGVNLPILLRIWWVFYLVVSCYCLVVDIVQLRGKQSLPIQVLVSDIVYVMSGIFLCCVGIFGKVTCEDSDLQEPFLNGNGNVNGNGRVESSKNEGSGTISPYLNAGLLSNLTFTWVGSLITKGYKKTLDLEDVPSLSGKDDVNESHMIFRNFMESSRDGSDKKVTSMRLVRSLILTTWVDIVLTACLCLIRTLASYVGPYLIDTFVQYLNGKREFKNQGYVLVSAFFVAKLVECLSQRHWVFRLQVVGIRAKAVLIESIYNKALTLSCRSKQGHTSGEMINLMSVDAERIGDFSWYMHDPWMVIIQVALALLLLYKSLGLASIAALIATVIIMLANFPLSTVLEKYQGKLMESKDKRMKATSEVLKNMRILKLQAWEMKFLSKIVELRNTENGWLKKFLYTSAATTFVFWVAPTFVSVITFGTCIIMGIPLDSGKILTALATFRILQEAIYNLPDTISMIIQTKVSLDRIASFLCLDDLEPDTIEKIPRASSEVAVEINEGNFTWDPSSPNPTLKDINLRVQHGMRVAVCGTVGSGKSSLLSCILGEVPKITGSLRLSGSKAYVPQSPWIQSGKIVDNILFGQEMDHERYDRVLEACSLKKDLEILSFGDQTVIGERGINLSGGQKQRMQIARALYQDADIYLFDDPFSAVDAHTGSHLFKECLLGLLESKTVIYVTHQVEFLPAADLILVMKNGRILQAGKYNDILASGTDFMELVGAHEEALSALDSVEPGVIKPTVHEEYSGTKPLEEESNVGEDGKADDMAGIKGQLVQEEEREKGRVGLSVYWKYITTAYGGALIPFILLAQILFQTLQILSNYWMAWATPVSPDAKPTVDEKTLIMVYVALSVGSAFCILARASLLMNVAYKTATSLFTKMHSCIFRAPMSFFDATPSGRILNRASTDQSAVDLSIPSQVGAFAFSLIQLLGIIAVMSMIAWQVFVIFIPVIAISLWYQQYYISSARELCRLVGVTKAPVIQHFAETISGATTIRSFDQESRFCQTSVQLVNTYSRPKFYNAAAMEWLCIRLDMLSSITFAASLIFLISIPVGLIDPGIAGLSVTYGLNLNMLQVSLIWNLCNMENKIISVERIYQYTCIPSEPPLFIEENRPVSFWPSLGEVNVQDLQIRYAPHMPLVLRGITCTFQGGKKTGIVGRTGGGKSTLIQALFRIVEPASGKIMLDGIDISSIGLHDLRTRLSIIPQDPTMFEGTVRSNLDPLEEYSDEQIWEALDKCQLGDEVRTKEGKLDSIVTENGENWSMGQRQLVCLGRVLLKRSKVLILDEATASVDTATDNLIQQTLSQHFSDSTVIIIAHRITSVIDSDMVVLLSHGLVEECDSPLKLLENKSSSFAKLVTEYTTRANSNAEETT from the exons ATGGGTATTTCATTAATCTCATATTTCCTCTCTCCATTAAAATACCCACCTCTTGATTTCCTTCAAAATCCAATCTTTTTGAGAGAATCCTCTGTTTTCATACACTTAATCCTATTATTTGGTATAATTCTTTCATGGATATACAAATTATCCCGAAGAGTTGAGAATGAACACTCCAAAGATAGAAACTTTTGGTATTATAAACCTGTTTTCTTGCCTTCTTTAGCCCTTTCTTTATATAATCTAGCTTTGTTTTGCTTAAATTGCTTCTATTGGTATAGAAATGGTTGGTTAGATGCAAACCTAGTTACCCTTTTGGATTTAACATTGAGGgtgtttgtttggttgttagtttCTATTTACTTGCATAAACAATTTATTAAGCGCTCAAATGGGGTAAATCTTCCCATTTTATTGAGAATTTGGTGGGTTTTTTACCTTGTTGTTTCTTGTTATTGCCTTGTGGTAGACATTGTCCAACTTAGAGGTAAACAAAGTTTGCCAATTCAAGTTTTGGTGTCTGATATTGTGTATGTTATGTCAGGGATTTTTCTTTGTTGTGTTGGGATTTTTGGGAAGGTTACTTGTGAGGATAGTGATCTTCAAGAGCCCTTTTTGAATGGTAATGGCAATGTTAATGGTAATGGTAGAGTAGAATCGAGTAAGAACGAAGGGAGTGGAACAATTAGTCCTTATTTGAATGCTGGGTTGTTAAGTAACCTAACTTTCACTTGGGTAGGATCTTTAATCACCAAAGGGTATAAGAAAACTTTAGACCTTGAAGATGTTCCGTCACTTTCGGGTAAAGATGATGTTAATGAATCCCATATGATTTTTAGAAATTTTATGGAGTCTTCTAGAGATGGTAGTGATAAGAAGGTGACTAGTATGAGGCTTGTGAGGTCTTTGATCTTAACAACATGGGTCGATATTGTATTGACGGCTTGCCTTTGCCTCATTAGGACATTAGCTTCTTATGTTGGCCCCTACCTCATTGACACCTTTGTCCAATACCTTAATGGGAAAAGGGAATTCAAAAACCAAGGCTATGTACTAGTTTCTGCATTCTTTGTTGCAAAGCTTGTGGAATGCCTTTCTCAGAGACATTGGGTCTTTAGACTTCAAGTAGTTGGTATAAGGGCAAAAGCTGTGCTTATAGAGAGCATCTATAATAAGGCATTGACCCTCTCTTGTCGGTCGAAGCAAGGTCATACGAGTGGGGAGATGATCAATCTCATGTCTGTGGATGCTGAGAGAATTGGTGATTTTAGTTGGTATATGCATGATCCATGGATGGTCATAATTCAAGTTGCATTAGCTTTGCTGCTCTTGTATAAAAGTCTAGGGCTTGCATCAATTGCTGCACTTATTGCAACCGTGATCATCATGTTGGCCAATTTTCCTTTGTCAACTGTGCTTGAGAAGTATCAGGGAAAGCTTATGGAATCGAAAGATAAGAGGATGAAGGCTACATCTGAGGTATTGAAGAACATGAGAATTCTGAAACTTCAAGCATGGGAGATGAAATTCTTGTCTAAGATTGTTGAACTAAGAAACACTGAAAATGGTTGGTTGAAGAAGTTTCTTTATACTTCAGCAGCAACAACATTTGTTTTCTGGGTTGCTCCAACATTTGTGTCTGTTATAACTTTTGGGACATGTATTATCATGGGTATCCCTCTCGATTCAGGGAAAATTTTAACTGCACTTGCAACATTTAGGATTCTTCAGGAAGCCATTTACAATCTACCAGACACAATCTCTATGATAATACAGACAAAAGTTTCCCTTGATAGAATTGCCTCTTTTCTTTGTCTTGATGACTTGGAACCTGATACTATAGAGAAAATTCCTAGAGCTTCTTCTGAAGTTGCAGTTGAGATAAATGAAGGAAATTTTACTTGGGACCCATCTTCCCCAAACCCTACATTGAAAGACATAAATCTTAGAGTTCAACATGGTATGAGAGTGGCAGTTTGCGGTACAGTTGGTTCCGGGAAGTCAAGCCTACTCTCTTGCATTTTGGGAGAAGTACCAAAGATCACTGGATCTTTACGATTGAGTGGTTCCAAGGCTTATGTCCCACAATCTCCTTGGATTCAGAGTGGTAAGATAGTTGATAATATATTGTTTGGTCAGGAAATGGATCATGAAAGGTATGACAGGGTTTTAGAGGCATGTTCCTTGAAAAAGGATCTCGAAATCTTGTCTTTTGGAGACCAGACAGTTATTGGTGAGAGGGGTATCAATTTGAGTGGTGGTCAGAAGCAAAGGATGCAAATTGCTCGTGCGTTATACCAAGATGCTGACATATATCTGTTTGATGATCCTTTTAGTGCTGTTGATGCTCATACTGGTAGTCATCTTTTCAAG GAATGTCTGCTTGGACTTTTAGAATCCAAGACTGTGATATATGTCACACACCAAGTGGAGTTCTTACCTGCTGCAGATTTAATCTTG GTCATGAAAAATGGGAGAATATTGCAAGCAGGAAAGTACAATGATATTCTTGCTTCAGGAACAGACTTCATGGAACTTGTAGGAGCACACGAAGAAGCCTTATCTGCACTTGATTCAGTTGAGCCTGGAGTGATAAAGCCGACAGTTCATGAGGAATATAGTGGTACAAAACCCTTAGAAGAGGAGAGCAATGTTGGTGAGGATGGAAAAGCTGATGACATGGCAGGGATTAAGGGACAACTTGTTCAAGAGGAAGAAAGAGAGAAGGGTAGAGTTGGACTTTCAGTTTATTGGAAATATATCACAACAGCATATGGAGGGGCTTTGATACCTTTCATATTGTTAGCTCAGATActtttccagactcttcaaattttAAGCAATTATTGGATGGCTTGGGCAACTCCTGTCTCGCCTGATGCAAAACCTACAGTTGATGAGAAAACTTTAATAATGGTGTATGTTGCTTTGTCCGTTGGAAGTGCCTTTTGTATCTTAGCAAGGGCAAGTCTCCTTATGAATGTTGCATATAAGACTGCTACTTCACTTTTTACTAAGATGCACTCTTGCATATTCCGCGCCCCAATGTCATTTTTTGATGCTACCCCAAGTGGGCGGATTCTAAATCGG GCATCTACAGATCAGAGTGCTGTGGATTTGAGCATTCCATCTCAAGTTGGTGCTTTCGCATTCTCTTTGATACAACTTCTGGGAATTATTGCAGTGATGTCAATGATTGCATGGCAGGTTTTCGTGATTTTCATCCCTGTTATTGCAATCTCTCTATGGTATCAG CAATATTACATATCATCAGCACGAGAACTTTGTCGATTGGTTGGAGTAACTAAAGCTCCAGTGATACAGCATTTTGCTGAGACAATATCCGGAGCAACAACTATTAGGAGCTTTGATCAAGAATCAAGGTTTTGCCAAACAAGCGTCCAGCTAGTAAACACATATTCAAGACCAAAGTTTTACAACGCTGCTGCAATGGAATGGCTTTGCATTCGCTTGGACATGTTATCTTCAATTACGTTTGCCGCCTCATTGATCTTTTTGATCTCCATTCCTGTAGGACTAATTGATCCTG GAATTGCTGGTTTATCTGTTACATATGGGCTTAATCTTAACATGCTACAAGTCTCGTTGATTTGGAATTTATGTAATATGGAGAATAAAATCATCTCAGTTGAGAGAATCTATCAGTATACTTGTATCCCGAGTGAACCTCCACTTTTTATAGAAGAAAACAGACCAGTTTCGTTTTGGCCGTCTCTTGGAGAAGTCAATGTTCAAGACCTTCAG ATACGTTATGCTCCACACATGCCACTTGTgttacgaggtattacatgcaCTTTCCAAGGAGGGAAGAAGACGGGCATTGTAGGGAGGACAGGAGGTGGTAAATCAACCCTCATACAAGCACTTTTCCGCATTGTTGAACCTGCATCCGGGAAGATAATGTTAGATGGTATCGATATATCTTCCATTGGACTGCATGATTTAAGAACCAGATTAAGTATAATCCCACAAGATCCTACCATGTTCGAAGGAACTGTCCGAAGCAACTTGGATCCCCTTGAAGAATACTCAGATGAACAAATTTGGGAG GCCCTTGATAAATGCCAACTTGGAGATGAAGTTAGAACCAAAGAAGGGAAGCTTGATTCAATAG TTACTGAGAATGGAGAGAATTGGAGTATGGGGCAAAGACAGCTTGTTTGTTTAGGCCGTGTTCTTCTTAAGAGaagcaaagtattgattttggatgaagcaACTGCATCAGTCGACACAGCAACAGATAACTTGATTCAGCAAACACTAAGCCAACATTTCTCAGATTCAACAGTAATTATCATTGCACACAGGATTACATCTGTTATTGATAGTGATATGGTGGTGTTATTAAGCCA
- the LOC110798302 gene encoding uncharacterized protein: MGVPNLGLGSSAEKSSKKKSRKKRRAPEDDDDVQATQKITALDKEDVDGIQIDDNEPTMAEKLSTLDIEKKDNTEIQERPEPAQTLPPSADSVHVLLRQALHADDSALLLDCLYNQDDRVITNTVSMLNAVDIFKLLDSLLSIIQSRGAVLVCALPWVRSLLLQHSSRIMSQESSLAALNSLYQLIESRVANLNHSLQLASSLDLLSSGVEDEGVDEYESGPPVIYEDKDESSEEEESEEDAMDTDEDTKEPEDFSGISDAELSEGFISD; the protein is encoded by the exons ATGGGCGTTCCGAATTTGGGGTTGGGATCATCTGCTGAGAAGAGCTcgaagaaaaaatcaaggaaaaaGAGAAGGGCAcctgaagatgatgatgatgttcaAGCTACACAGAAGATTACAGCTCTTG ATAAAGAAGATGTAGATGGGATTCAGATTGATGATAATGAACCTACCATGGCTGAGAAACTTTCTACTTTAGATATTGAAAAGAAAGATAATACTGAAATTCAGGAAAGGCCAGAGCCCGCTCAAACACTGCCTCCTAGTGCAGACTCTGTTCATGTTTTGCTACGCCAAGCTTTACACGCTGATGATAGCGCTCTTCTATTAGATTGTTTGTACAATCAAGATGATAGG GTTATTACGAATACTGTTTCCATGTTAAATGCAGTTGACATTTTCAAGCTTTTGGACTCTCTTTTATCTATCATCCAATCAAG GGGTGCAGTTTTGGTGTGTGCTCTTCCGTGGGTTAGGAGTTTACTTCTCCAGCATTCTAGCAGGATAATGTCGCAAGAGTCTTCATTAGCTGCTCTTAATTCCTTATACCAG CTTATAGAATCTAGGGTTGCAAATTTGAATCATTCACTCCAATTGGCTAGCAGTTTGGACCTCCTATCTTCTGGG GTTGAGGACGAAGGAGTAGACGAGTATGAGTCTGGTCCTCCGGTCATTTACGAAGACAAAGATGAAAGCAGCGAAGAAGAAGAATCCGAAGAAGATGCAATGGACACTGATGAAGACACTAAAGAACCGGAAGATTTCAGTGGTATAAGTGATGCTGAACTAAGTGAAGGCTTTATTAGTGATTGA